The following coding sequences are from one Arcobacter nitrofigilis DSM 7299 window:
- a CDS encoding TolC family protein, which translates to MYKLIIMLVFCSLLSANELSILKDSKKQLRQTEKQRIEEKYNSANKDWIAPITISSGIKRGHSFSSQSDNLTKSVSIGFTQSIYKSGGIEFTIKNAKDVLNSDLINWEIENNAILETIYETLLQIKQLKIQIEQNKYSLKNKEIQLELKKIQYEAGNADITELNNAIIDKNSQFKQNIATENALKDKEYELSKYTNLKYDQIELLDFKGINKKDFINNNLNIKYEKAQVESLDSSYKKLKSTYLPQVTLGTSYAYSKNNDMVNDYETSSKDGSISLNVSMPIYDINKSSTLEESRLSLLKQKLNLNDIKEQIKYEYDQILNQIDTYEKQAKVIKDNLNLYTELINANKSSNDAGMSADYDLEILQNTKKINEYDLSINQINIKLQYSKLYFKTRV; encoded by the coding sequence TTGTACAAACTAATTATTATGCTAGTTTTCTGTTCACTACTTAGTGCTAATGAGTTAAGTATTTTAAAAGATAGTAAAAAACAATTAAGGCAGACAGAAAAACAAAGAATAGAAGAAAAATATAATTCAGCAAATAAAGATTGGATAGCACCTATTACTATTAGTTCTGGGATAAAAAGGGGACACTCTTTTTCATCTCAAAGTGATAACTTGACAAAGAGTGTTTCAATAGGCTTTACTCAATCAATATATAAATCAGGCGGAATAGAATTTACAATAAAAAATGCAAAAGATGTTCTAAATTCTGATTTGATTAATTGGGAGATAGAAAATAATGCAATATTAGAAACTATTTATGAAACACTATTACAAATAAAGCAATTAAAAATCCAAATAGAACAAAATAAATACTCTTTGAAAAATAAAGAAATTCAATTGGAATTAAAAAAGATACAATATGAAGCAGGAAATGCAGATATTACTGAATTAAATAATGCAATTATTGATAAAAATAGTCAATTTAAACAAAATATAGCAACAGAAAATGCATTAAAAGACAAAGAGTATGAACTTTCAAAATATACAAATTTGAAATATGACCAAATAGAGTTGCTTGATTTTAAAGGTATAAATAAAAAAGACTTTATAAACAACAATTTAAATATAAAATATGAAAAAGCACAAGTTGAATCATTGGATAGTTCTTATAAGAAATTAAAAAGTACTTATCTTCCTCAAGTTACTTTAGGAACAAGTTATGCTTATTCTAAAAATAATGATATGGTAAATGATTATGAAACAAGTTCAAAAGATGGTTCTATTTCTCTAAATGTTTCTATGCCAATATATGATATAAACAAATCTTCTACACTTGAAGAATCAAGATTGAGTCTTCTTAAACAAAAACTCAATTTAAATGATATAAAAGAGCAAATAAAATATGAATATGATCAAATTCTAAATCAAATTGATACCTATGAAAAACAAGCTAAAGTTATAAAAGATAATCTAAACTTGTATACTGAACTTATTAATGCAAATAAAAGCTCAAATGATGCAGGTATGAGTGCAGATTATGATTTAGAAATATTACAAAATACAAAAAAAATAAATGAGTATGATTTATCAATAAATCAAATTAATATAAAACTTCAATATTCAAAACTATATTTTAAAACGAGGGTATAA
- a CDS encoding efflux RND transporter periplasmic adaptor subunit encodes MDENLQKELDKYKNKKSKKRTIFILLLSLFIIGGVCYYYFIANKNQQKEVHYNTSKIKKGDLEVLVSATGNLKPTNSVDIGIEVSGTIKNIYVDFNDEVKVGQVLAKLDTTKLQAQVDSSKASLTIAKANLKENEVNVKSKKLTYTRTLKMYKQSNGKYPSKNVLDEAKFNYESALSAYDSMKARVTQAEFNLKTDEQNLDKAVVKSSINGIVLNRAVEVGQTVAASMSTPVLFTLAKDLSKMDLVVSIDEADVANIKKGLKVTFTVDAYPKETFKGTIKQVRLNPIEVNGVVTYETVVLVDNEKLLLRPGMTASAEIITKESKNKLLVPNSALRFKPVITNKKSKVSLVGPKRPMKKREAKDVNKNEFGIVWVLKDNKPQKVRVKVLDTNGTLTSVESNELKVGDEVIVSQSSDDE; translated from the coding sequence ATGGATGAAAATTTACAAAAAGAGTTAGATAAATACAAAAATAAGAAATCAAAGAAAAGAACTATTTTTATACTACTTCTTTCTTTATTTATTATTGGGGGAGTTTGTTATTATTATTTTATCGCTAATAAAAATCAACAAAAAGAAGTTCATTATAATACTTCAAAGATCAAAAAGGGTGATTTAGAAGTTTTAGTTTCAGCTACAGGGAATCTAAAACCAACTAATAGTGTTGATATAGGAATTGAAGTTTCAGGAACTATAAAAAATATATATGTAGATTTTAATGATGAAGTTAAAGTAGGGCAAGTATTGGCAAAGCTTGATACTACAAAATTACAAGCACAAGTGGATAGCTCAAAGGCCTCATTAACCATTGCAAAAGCAAACCTAAAAGAAAATGAAGTAAATGTTAAAAGTAAAAAATTAACTTATACAAGAACATTAAAAATGTATAAACAATCAAATGGAAAATATCCTTCAAAAAATGTGCTTGATGAAGCAAAATTTAATTATGAAAGTGCCCTTTCAGCTTATGATTCAATGAAAGCAAGAGTAACACAAGCAGAGTTTAATCTAAAAACAGATGAACAAAATCTTGATAAAGCAGTTGTAAAATCTTCTATAAATGGAATAGTATTAAATAGAGCTGTAGAGGTGGGACAAACAGTTGCTGCTTCTATGTCAACTCCTGTATTATTTACCCTTGCAAAAGATTTATCAAAAATGGATTTAGTGGTTAGTATAGATGAAGCAGATGTTGCAAATATAAAAAAAGGTTTAAAAGTAACCTTTACAGTGGATGCTTATCCTAAAGAGACATTTAAAGGTACAATAAAACAAGTTAGATTAAATCCTATAGAAGTAAATGGAGTGGTTACTTACGAAACTGTAGTACTTGTTGATAATGAAAAATTACTTTTAAGACCAGGAATGACAGCTAGTGCAGAAATTATTACAAAAGAATCAAAGAATAAATTACTTGTACCAAATAGTGCATTAAGATTCAAACCAGTAATAACAAATAAAAAATCAAAAGTAAGTTTAGTAGGTCCTAAGCGACCTATGAAGAAAAGAGAAGCAAAAGATGTAAATAAAAATGAGTTTGGAATAGTTTGGGTATTAAAAGATAATAAACCACAAAAAGTAAGAGTAAAAGTATTAGATACAAATGGTACCCTAACAAGTGTTGAATCAAATGAGTTAAAAGTTGGCGATGAAGTAATTGTTTCTCAAAGTAGTGATGATGAATGA
- a CDS encoding ABC transporter ATP-binding protein — protein MMNDNEVIIEFKNIVKTYGKGEAKTHALNGINFAIKKGEFISIMGSSGSGKSTSMNIIGCLDSPSSGEYLFNNINVEKLNRNQLALIRKNYIGFVFQGFNLLGRTSALENVELPLIYRKVPSKQRKELAMNALKKVGLESVSHHAPSQLSGGQQQRVAIARALVSDPLILLADEPTGNLDSIKSVEILNLLKQLNEELNITIIMITHEEEMAAYSNRIIYFRDGHIDDSLKRGFK, from the coding sequence ATGATGAATGATAATGAAGTAATAATTGAGTTTAAAAATATAGTTAAAACCTATGGAAAAGGGGAAGCTAAAACTCATGCTCTAAATGGAATAAATTTTGCTATAAAAAAAGGAGAGTTTATATCTATTATGGGTTCTAGTGGAAGTGGAAAATCCACATCTATGAATATAATAGGTTGTTTAGATTCTCCAAGCAGTGGAGAGTATTTATTTAATAATATAAATGTAGAAAAACTAAATCGAAACCAATTGGCATTGATACGAAAAAATTATATTGGCTTTGTTTTTCAAGGTTTTAATTTACTTGGAAGAACAAGTGCTTTAGAAAATGTTGAGTTACCTTTGATATATAGAAAAGTTCCTTCTAAACAAAGAAAAGAATTAGCAATGAACGCTCTAAAAAAAGTAGGTTTAGAAAGTGTTTCTCACCATGCACCCTCACAACTTTCAGGTGGACAACAACAACGTGTTGCTATTGCAAGAGCTTTAGTATCAGACCCTTTGATACTTTTAGCAGATGAGCCAACTGGAAACTTAGATAGTATAAAAAGTGTTGAGATTTTAAATTTATTAAAACAGTTGAATGAAGAATTAAATATTACAATTATTATGATAACCCATGAAGAAGAGATGGCAGCATATTCAAATAGAATAATTTATTTTAGAGATGGGCATATTGATGATAGTTTAAAAAGAGGATTTAAATAA
- a CDS encoding ABC transporter permease → MLLKAFLIAIKEIRRNILRSILTVLGIVIGVASVIGMVMLGDGTTASVKANIEKLGTNMLILRVGQERRGGPRTDNSAKPFKLTDVAAIKNQIDNLKAVAPDNSTGVNLIYLNKSYTSSVVGTNNDYFVIKDWKLKDGRYFDDSELNSGKSSCILGTTIVKQLFGDENPVGAKIRLKSFSCNVIGVLESKGASTFGQDQDEIVVVPIRMLQRKIQGNKDVKSIVISVNSNKNIKRAKEDIKLLMQNRRAIKVGESDNFYIRDMEDLLSSMTSTTKMLTYLLGSIAAISLLVGGIGIMNIMLVSVTERTKEIGIRLAIGAMESEVLLQFLVEAIVLSTLGGIIGIILGISIGYLGVSSFDLPFIINEKIILIAFLFSTLIGVVFGYFPARKAARLNPIDALRYE, encoded by the coding sequence ATGTTATTAAAAGCCTTTTTAATTGCTATAAAAGAGATAAGAAGAAATATTTTGCGTTCTATTTTAACTGTTTTAGGAATAGTAATAGGTGTTGCTTCTGTTATTGGTATGGTAATGCTTGGAGATGGAACAACAGCTAGTGTAAAAGCAAATATAGAAAAGCTTGGAACAAATATGCTAATACTTCGTGTTGGTCAAGAGCGAAGAGGAGGGCCACGAACTGATAATAGTGCAAAACCTTTTAAGCTTACTGATGTAGCTGCTATCAAAAACCAAATAGATAATCTAAAAGCAGTGGCACCTGATAATAGTACAGGAGTCAATTTAATTTATTTAAATAAAAGTTATACTTCAAGTGTGGTTGGAACCAATAATGATTATTTTGTCATAAAAGATTGGAAATTAAAAGATGGAAGATATTTTGATGATAGTGAATTAAATAGTGGGAAATCATCTTGTATTTTGGGTACAACTATTGTAAAACAACTCTTTGGAGATGAGAATCCTGTGGGTGCAAAAATTAGATTAAAAAGCTTTTCTTGTAATGTTATTGGAGTTTTGGAATCAAAAGGTGCATCAACTTTTGGGCAGGATCAAGATGAGATAGTTGTTGTTCCTATACGAATGTTACAAAGAAAAATACAAGGGAATAAAGATGTAAAATCAATAGTTATCTCTGTAAATTCAAATAAAAATATAAAAAGAGCTAAAGAAGACATAAAACTTTTAATGCAAAATAGAAGAGCTATAAAAGTAGGTGAAAGTGATAACTTTTATATAAGAGATATGGAAGACTTACTCTCCTCTATGACTTCAACCACAAAGATGCTTACTTATTTATTGGGTTCAATAGCAGCGATTAGTTTGCTTGTCGGAGGTATTGGTATTATGAATATTATGCTTGTATCTGTGACTGAGCGAACAAAAGAGATAGGTATTAGACTTGCAATTGGTGCAATGGAGAGTGAAGTTTTACTTCAATTTTTAGTTGAAGCCATAGTTTTATCTACACTTGGTGGAATTATTGGGATAATTTTAGGTATTAGTATAGGTTATCTTGGTGTTTCATCTTTTGATTTACCCTTTATAATAAATGAAAAAATAATCCTAATTGCCTTTTTATTTTCTACTCTTATAGGAGTTGTCTTTGGATATTTCCCCGCAAGAAAAGCTGCAAGGCTAAACCCTATTGATGCCTTAAGATATGAATAA
- a CDS encoding alpha-hydroxy-acid oxidizing protein gives MFALATSGALGVAHILKILKDELEVSMALTGCKTLKDITKEILY, from the coding sequence ATGTTCGCTCTTGCTACCTCAGGAGCTTTAGGTGTAGCACATATTTTAAAAATACTAAAAGATGAGTTAGAAGTTTCTATGGCACTTACAGGGTGTAAAACCCTTAAAGATATTACAAAAGAGATTTTATATTAG
- a CDS encoding PepSY-associated TM helix domain-containing protein has protein sequence MHKKFLFKVHMILGLTAGVILLIMGITGAMLSYQKEILKYINKDSFIVEVPSTKRLSGKEILEKFEQKFPDAKINAFIFSSSANRSVVINVKANGEGKQARRGINYYINPYTSEVLPSTQGYTFFKLIERIHRGLIIGEVGKQISGICTFALLILMFSGIYVYWKRIKNSFFKSFTFSFKNKKRAFLSNMHFAIGMWVIPFYLLLCITGVTMTYDWVKDGLYKVSGVEKPIRQKRMPAANNKKGEVTVSISNGDVEKIVQLFNKNVKEYENATLQIGKKSDVVKISYFAKNAIHDRARSEITLNTKTNKVIKDDKFEDKALNDRLMRSIIPLHTGEYFGLLVQGILGISSLMMVLFTITGFMMYFKRKEKKSAKKI, from the coding sequence ATGCACAAAAAGTTTTTATTTAAAGTACATATGATTTTAGGTTTAACAGCTGGAGTTATTTTATTAATTATGGGAATAACAGGAGCAATGCTATCTTATCAAAAAGAGATATTAAAATATATAAATAAAGATAGTTTTATAGTAGAAGTTCCAAGTACAAAAAGATTATCTGGAAAAGAGATATTAGAAAAATTTGAGCAAAAATTTCCCGATGCTAAAATAAATGCATTTATTTTTTCTAGTAGTGCAAATAGATCTGTAGTTATTAATGTAAAAGCTAATGGTGAAGGAAAACAAGCAAGAAGGGGAATAAATTATTATATTAATCCCTATACATCAGAAGTTTTACCAAGCACACAAGGCTATACATTTTTTAAACTTATTGAAAGAATTCATAGGGGATTGATAATTGGAGAAGTTGGAAAACAAATAAGTGGAATCTGTACTTTTGCACTTTTAATACTTATGTTTAGTGGAATATATGTCTATTGGAAAAGAATAAAAAATTCATTTTTCAAAAGTTTTACCTTTAGTTTTAAGAATAAAAAAAGAGCATTTTTATCAAATATGCACTTTGCTATTGGTATGTGGGTAATACCATTTTATTTGTTATTATGTATTACTGGTGTTACTATGACATATGATTGGGTAAAAGATGGCTTATATAAAGTTTCAGGAGTTGAAAAACCTATACGACAAAAAAGAATGCCAGCAGCTAATAATAAAAAAGGTGAAGTTACAGTTTCTATATCAAATGGTGATGTAGAAAAAATAGTTCAACTATTTAATAAAAATGTCAAAGAGTATGAAAATGCTACTTTACAAATTGGCAAAAAAAGTGATGTAGTAAAAATAAGTTATTTTGCAAAAAATGCAATTCATGATAGGGCAAGAAGTGAGATAACATTAAATACAAAAACAAATAAAGTAATAAAAGATGATAAATTTGAAGATAAAGCTTTAAATGATAGATTAATGAGAAGTATTATTCCTCTTCATACAGGAGAATATTTTGGTCTTTTAGTTCAAGGAATATTAGGAATATCATCCCTAATGATGGTACTATTTACAATAACTGGTTTTATGATGTATTTTAAAAGAAAAGAGAAAAAATCAGCCAAAAAAATATAA
- a CDS encoding cryptochrome/photolyase family protein, whose product MRQILWFRRDLRIIDNKILEKASNEVLPIFIFDKNILEKLDFDDKRVTFIYDAVLALKKSLQELGLDLYIFFDTPKNVFTKLKNEGFDEVLCSCDFDSYSIKRDKQINEILPLKRYLDSFLINPNKNLKKDGTPYKVFTPFYKSLSWLTSSDKIGEAMINPNLKLSKYENKTPTLDELGFERVTLPEFLKKSPQNRLDDFKEKVKEYEKNRDIFYKDGTSNLGVDLRFGTLSPRMIFNEIKKSDKENSEAFIRQLFWREFYNYILFHFPNSENENWNGIEISWSEDEEDFQKWCEGKTGVPIIDAAMRHFNKTGMMHNRLRMIVSSFLCKNLLIDWKKGEQYFAKKLLDYEASSNIGSWQWAASTGADSVPYFRIFNPYLQSAKFDKEAIFIKSVMPELKDVDAKLIHIEGALKDKYVNSIVDIKYSRDRAMRIFKEAKNAKV is encoded by the coding sequence TTGAGACAAATACTTTGGTTCAGACGTGATTTAAGAATTATTGATAATAAAATCTTAGAAAAAGCATCCAATGAAGTACTGCCTATATTTATTTTCGATAAAAATATTTTAGAAAAACTAGATTTTGATGATAAAAGGGTTACTTTTATTTATGATGCAGTATTAGCTTTAAAAAAGTCACTCCAAGAGCTTGGATTAGATTTATATATTTTTTTTGATACTCCTAAAAATGTATTTACAAAATTAAAAAATGAAGGTTTTGATGAAGTCTTATGTTCATGTGATTTTGACTCTTATTCGATAAAAAGAGATAAACAGATAAATGAAATATTGCCTTTAAAAAGATATTTAGACTCATTTCTAATCAATCCAAATAAAAACCTGAAAAAAGATGGAACACCTTATAAAGTATTTACCCCTTTTTACAAATCCCTATCTTGGTTAACTTCATCAGATAAAATAGGGGAAGCTATGATAAATCCAAATTTAAAGTTAAGTAAATATGAAAATAAGACTCCTACACTAGACGAGCTAGGATTTGAAAGGGTTACTTTACCAGAGTTTTTAAAAAAATCACCACAAAACAGGCTAGATGATTTTAAAGAAAAAGTTAAAGAATATGAGAAAAATAGAGATATATTTTACAAAGATGGAACTTCAAATTTAGGAGTTGATTTAAGATTTGGAACCCTATCACCTAGAATGATTTTTAATGAAATAAAAAAATCAGATAAAGAAAATAGTGAAGCTTTTATTAGACAACTTTTTTGGAGAGAGTTTTATAATTATATTTTATTTCATTTTCCAAATAGTGAAAATGAAAATTGGAATGGTATTGAAATATCTTGGAGTGAAGATGAAGAAGACTTTCAAAAATGGTGCGAAGGAAAAACAGGAGTACCTATAATAGATGCAGCTATGCGACATTTTAATAAAACAGGTATGATGCACAATCGACTTAGAATGATTGTCTCTTCTTTTTTATGTAAAAATTTATTAATTGATTGGAAAAAAGGGGAGCAATATTTTGCAAAAAAGCTACTTGATTATGAGGCAAGTTCAAATATTGGCTCATGGCAATGGGCTGCAAGTACAGGGGCTGATAGTGTGCCATATTTTAGAATCTTTAATCCATACTTACAATCAGCAAAATTCGATAAAGAAGCTATATTTATAAAAAGTGTAATGCCTGAACTAAAAGATGTGGATGCTAAATTAATACATATTGAAGGAGCTTTAAAAGACAAATATGTAAATTCAATAGTAGATATTAAGTACTCAAGAGATAGGGCAATGAGAATTTTTAAAGAGGCAAAAAATGCAAAAGTATGA
- a CDS encoding phytoene desaturase family protein — MQKYDLAIIGSGIGGALIAALNKDKSHILFEKDSNLGGCASTFKRFGNYYNTGATTFVGYEENHILKNMFDKIKYVPNISESKIAIRTIQNKKVVDRVRDFEEFLTQIQENYPNENNRIFWEKIKDIDEKFWQIKDIHFAKYSLNSYIKSLSTFKDMIKVFKLDLLKSASSFIKETLGEITQGYQSFIDAQLLITVQSKSKDISLLSMALGLAYPFHKVFYVNNGMGSIIEEILKEVNVHKKEEILKIKKSKDSYVITSSKGEYQAKKIVLNTTVYDSKNLFGEKIKKYYEKFEFSDQSAFTSYLTINSKEKFLDHYQIILEPDIPNCISNSFFISFSKLSDEKMSQNGYSVTISTHTKVSTWKALSKDDYKKQKELTQNFILEHFLDYFDNISSEQITKIFSATCLTFQRFIGRANCGGKALNIKSALQIPSCKTPFEGLYNVGDTVFAGQGWPGVAIGVNILNKELNEKL; from the coding sequence ATGCAAAAGTATGATTTGGCAATAATTGGTTCAGGAATTGGTGGAGCATTAATTGCAGCACTAAATAAAGATAAAAGTCATATTCTTTTTGAAAAAGATTCTAATCTTGGAGGATGTGCTAGTACTTTTAAAAGATTTGGAAATTATTATAATACAGGAGCTACAACTTTTGTAGGATATGAAGAAAATCATATTTTAAAAAATATGTTTGATAAAATCAAATATGTCCCAAATATCTCTGAATCAAAAATCGCAATAAGAACAATACAAAATAAAAAAGTAGTAGATAGAGTAAGGGATTTTGAAGAGTTTTTAACACAAATACAAGAAAACTATCCAAATGAAAATAATAGAATTTTTTGGGAAAAAATAAAAGATATTGATGAAAAGTTTTGGCAAATCAAAGATATACATTTTGCAAAATATAGTCTGAACTCTTATATAAAATCTTTGAGTACTTTTAAAGATATGATAAAAGTTTTTAAGCTGGATTTGCTTAAAAGTGCAAGTTCATTTATCAAAGAGACTTTAGGAGAGATAACACAAGGATATCAAAGTTTTATAGATGCTCAACTTCTTATTACTGTGCAAAGTAAATCAAAAGATATCTCTTTATTATCTATGGCTTTAGGCTTAGCTTACCCTTTTCATAAAGTATTTTATGTAAATAATGGCATGGGTTCAATTATAGAAGAGATACTAAAAGAGGTAAATGTTCATAAAAAAGAAGAGATATTAAAAATCAAAAAATCAAAAGATTCTTATGTGATTACTTCATCAAAAGGTGAATATCAAGCAAAAAAAATTGTACTAAATACAACTGTATATGATAGTAAAAATCTTTTTGGAGAAAAAATAAAAAAATATTATGAAAAGTTTGAGTTTAGTGATCAAAGTGCTTTTACAAGCTATCTTACAATTAACAGTAAAGAGAAGTTTTTAGACCACTATCAAATCATATTAGAGCCTGATATCCCAAATTGTATTTCCAATTCATTTTTTATCTCTTTTTCAAAACTAAGTGATGAGAAAATGAGTCAAAATGGATATAGTGTAACTATTTCAACCCATACAAAAGTTAGTACTTGGAAAGCCCTATCAAAAGATGATTATAAAAAACAAAAAGAGTTGACACAAAACTTTATATTAGAGCATTTTTTAGATTATTTTGATAACATAAGTTCAGAACAAATAACAAAAATATTTTCTGCTACTTGTTTGACTTTTCAAAGATTTATAGGAAGAGCAAATTGTGGAGGAAAAGCTTTAAATATAAAGTCAGCTTTACAAATTCCCTCTTGTAAAACACCTTTTGAAGGTTTATATAATGTAGGAGATACAGTCTTTGCTGGTCAAGGGTGGCCAGGAGTTGCTATAGGTGTAAATATATTAAATAAGGAGCTAAATGAAAAGCTTTGA
- a CDS encoding sensor histidine kinase, producing MKSFELQISYKDWLYIIIIGILFGFLISLVFYYTNEEIRYLSTIAFSTSCAFFISFFSFLFISISNFYILPNVKKRYWYFISFIFSFLAGWCGFSLTYILFSDSYPIVKLISQYWLDISTTIGLLTFLIGLILHQFISMKYKNEITHSEILQTKLQALEGELNPHFLFNALNSISELIYQDQKKAEESVLKLSKFLRNAITKKGLIDLKSEIDMLNTYLHIENIRFDKKIVFNLNCDEKYYDMLLPKFSIQLLVENAIKHGFTGESLLIDVNVTDKKIEVINSGKVTSKVTFGVGLNNLQKRLQILKIGYLKSSIENNKMKFTIYRSNR from the coding sequence ATGAAAAGCTTTGAATTACAAATTTCTTATAAAGACTGGCTTTATATAATTATTATAGGAATACTTTTTGGTTTTTTGATTTCTTTAGTTTTTTATTATACAAATGAAGAGATTAGATATCTCTCAACTATTGCTTTTAGTACTTCATGTGCTTTTTTTATATCTTTCTTTTCTTTTTTATTTATCTCTATTTCAAATTTTTATATTTTGCCAAATGTTAAAAAAAGATATTGGTATTTTATTAGTTTTATATTCTCTTTTTTAGCTGGGTGGTGTGGGTTTTCTTTGACTTATATTTTATTTAGTGATAGCTATCCAATAGTAAAATTAATATCACAATATTGGCTAGATATTAGTACAACTATTGGATTATTAACTTTTTTGATTGGTTTGATATTGCATCAATTTATTTCCATGAAATATAAGAATGAAATAACTCATAGTGAGATATTACAAACAAAATTACAAGCCTTGGAGGGTGAGTTAAATCCCCACTTTTTATTTAATGCTTTAAATTCTATTTCAGAACTTATATATCAAGATCAAAAAAAAGCAGAAGAATCAGTTTTGAAATTATCAAAATTTTTAAGAAATGCCATTACAAAAAAGGGTTTGATTGATTTAAAAAGTGAAATTGATATGTTAAATACATATTTACATATAGAGAATATAAGATTTGATAAAAAAATAGTTTTTAATCTAAATTGTGATGAAAAATATTATGATATGCTTTTACCAAAATTTTCCATCCAACTTCTTGTAGAAAATGCAATAAAACATGGTTTTACAGGGGAGAGTTTGCTTATTGATGTGAATGTAACTGATAAAAAAATAGAAGTAATAAATAGCGGGAAAGTTACTTCTAAAGTTACCTTTGGAGTGGGATTAAATAATTTGCAAAAAAGATTACAAATACTTAAAATCGGATATTTAAAAAGTTCAATAGAAAATAATAAAATGAAATTTACAATATATAGGAGTAATAGATGA
- a CDS encoding LytR/AlgR family response regulator transcription factor yields the protein MKVMIVDDEKLALSRLTRLLNEEGIKDIVSFDSPSLALVEATKSKFDVVFLDISMPQMNGLELANVILSMEPKTFIVFQTAYSEYAIEALKIGGIDYLMKPIESDDIKRVLEKIKSFKQSNEASDEKLLGKRGNKIYLIKLDDIYFIKADLDEVLVRIKDADVYVKRKIGDLEKLLDKKKFFRIHRSIIVNVDKIKSMESVEQSKLTISFENIDSVVTSSKDGAKEFREYLERRSL from the coding sequence ATGAAAGTAATGATAGTAGATGATGAAAAGCTAGCTCTTAGTAGATTAACAAGACTTCTAAATGAAGAAGGAATAAAAGATATTGTAAGTTTTGATTCTCCAAGTCTTGCTTTAGTAGAGGCAACAAAGAGTAAGTTCGATGTAGTATTTTTAGATATTTCAATGCCACAAATGAATGGCTTGGAACTAGCTAATGTTATTTTATCTATGGAACCTAAAACTTTTATTGTATTTCAAACAGCATATAGTGAGTATGCAATAGAGGCTTTAAAAATTGGTGGAATAGATTATTTAATGAAACCAATAGAGAGTGATGATATAAAAAGAGTACTAGAAAAAATAAAAAGTTTTAAACAATCAAATGAAGCTAGTGATGAAAAACTTTTAGGGAAAAGGGGAAATAAAATATATTTAATCAAACTTGATGATATATATTTTATAAAAGCAGATCTTGATGAGGTGCTTGTTCGTATAAAAGATGCAGATGTATATGTAAAAAGAAAAATTGGGGATTTAGAAAAACTTTTAGATAAAAAGAAGTTTTTTAGAATACACCGCTCAATTATTGTAAATGTGGACAAAATAAAATCAATGGAGAGTGTAGAACAGTCAAAATTGACTATTAGCTTTGAAAATATCGATTCAGTGGT